In the genome of Oceanispirochaeta sp. M1, one region contains:
- a CDS encoding carbohydrate ABC transporter permease: MAITNKWRITRDDLTARFVLLPTIILTFVFVYAFIIFTVYISFTDSRLMPSYGWVGMTNYIKMFQNANWHIALKNFAIFTVLYISISTVLGLFLAIMIDWSKLGDRFFRPIYLYPMAISFIVTGTAWKWFLDPGIGLEQIVHSWGFINFKFNWIKTSDKAIYTIVIAAIWQVTGYVMTMFLAGLRAVNHATIESAVVDGCGAWKLYTKIIIPQLGPSFTSVFVILGHMAIKSYDLVIALTNGGPGRATEMPSTFMYSYTFTRNQMGIGASSAVFMLVLFAIVIIPYIRNIVKDS; the protein is encoded by the coding sequence ATGGCTATAACCAATAAATGGCGTATTACCAGGGATGATCTGACGGCCCGCTTTGTTCTGTTGCCCACAATCATTCTCACTTTTGTTTTTGTGTATGCCTTTATCATTTTTACTGTATATATCTCTTTCACCGATTCCCGTCTGATGCCTTCCTACGGCTGGGTGGGTATGACAAATTACATAAAAATGTTTCAAAACGCCAATTGGCATATTGCATTGAAGAACTTTGCAATATTCACTGTTCTATATATCTCTATTTCAACTGTATTAGGTTTGTTTCTGGCAATCATGATTGATTGGAGCAAGCTGGGAGATCGTTTCTTCAGACCCATCTATCTGTACCCCATGGCTATATCATTTATAGTTACCGGTACTGCCTGGAAATGGTTTCTGGATCCAGGTATCGGACTGGAGCAGATCGTGCATTCCTGGGGATTTATCAATTTTAAATTCAACTGGATTAAAACTTCAGATAAGGCCATCTACACCATTGTTATTGCCGCCATCTGGCAGGTCACAGGATATGTGATGACCATGTTTCTAGCAGGTCTGAGGGCTGTGAACCATGCCACAATTGAATCGGCCGTGGTCGATGGCTGCGGAGCCTGGAAGCTCTATACTAAGATTATCATTCCCCAGTTGGGTCCCTCCTTCACCTCTGTATTTGTAATACTGGGGCATATGGCTATCAAGTCTTACGACCTGGTTATTGCTCTGACCAACGGTGGGCCCGGACGGGCAACAGAGATGCCTTCCACCTTTATGTATTCCTATACATTCACCAGGAATCAGATGGGTATCGGTGCCAGTTCCGCAGTCTTTATGCTGGTTCTGTTTGCCATTGTCATCATTCCGTACATCCGCAATATTGTGAAGGACAGCTGA
- a CDS encoding carbohydrate ABC transporter permease, translating to MRLHKTAEIVNMVIMVVFAIFFLIPLYVMVVNSFKPLAEIRGGNMLALPVAFGFEPWTKAWSEAQIGVQATGLKPYFLNSIRMVIPAVFMSTLMGSLSGFVLSKWQFKGDKILFGLILFGCFIPFQIVLIPTARVLGTLNLAGTTTGLVLVHTVYGLGFTTLFFKNTYDTFPSELVQSAQVDGAHFFKIFKDIILPNSTPIIVVSVIWQTTNIWNDFLFGVSFGDATSQPMTVALNNLVSSSTGVKEYNVHFAGALMAALPTLTIYLVSGRYFVRGLMSGSVKG from the coding sequence ATGCGGCTTCATAAAACCGCGGAAATAGTAAATATGGTGATTATGGTGGTGTTCGCCATATTCTTTCTGATACCACTCTATGTAATGGTAGTCAATTCATTTAAGCCTCTTGCCGAAATAAGAGGCGGAAATATGCTGGCATTACCCGTAGCATTCGGATTCGAACCCTGGACAAAGGCATGGTCTGAAGCTCAGATCGGTGTTCAGGCCACGGGTCTGAAACCCTACTTTCTAAACTCCATCCGAATGGTTATTCCTGCGGTATTTATGTCTACTCTTATGGGATCACTGAGCGGTTTTGTTCTGTCTAAATGGCAGTTCAAAGGAGATAAAATTCTTTTCGGACTTATTTTGTTCGGATGTTTTATTCCTTTTCAAATCGTATTGATCCCTACGGCCCGTGTTCTGGGAACCCTGAATCTGGCCGGTACAACTACAGGTCTTGTTCTGGTTCATACAGTGTACGGTCTTGGATTTACAACTCTGTTTTTCAAGAATACCTATGACACCTTTCCTTCTGAACTGGTACAGTCAGCCCAGGTGGACGGGGCTCATTTTTTCAAGATCTTCAAGGATATAATTCTACCCAACTCAACTCCTATTATTGTTGTTTCCGTTATCTGGCAGACTACCAATATCTGGAATGACTTCCTCTTCGGTGTCTCCTTCGGTGATGCTACAAGTCAGCCCATGACTGTTGCTCTGAACAATCTTGTAAGTTCATCTACGGGTGTTAAGGAATACAACGTACACTTTGCAGGCGCCCTTATGGCAGCCCTGCCCACACTGACTATCTATCTGGTTTCAGGACGCTACTTTGTACGCGGGCTGATGTCAGGTTCAGTTAAGGGTTAG
- a CDS encoding ROK family protein: protein MSEKLICGVDLGGTKLSAALFKTDGTLVGKETVYDHSDKQWDDIVSVIAELVTKVMDSCSVMAEDVLGIGVACAAHIHFKKGMIVTVSNFAHNIYDYPFVDKLSVLLPGMRIILDNDANAQAFGEFMFGAGKGYHNLVFVTVSTGIGGGIIVNDKMLRGKVGTAGEVGHSIIDIDSDVKCTCGNYGCAMALASGLFFPDLYRMHLKKGLESSIGITAETADQMNGQTIEEGMKKGDPICTAIVENSADVVGSTLYNIYKMLDPELVILGGGLMSFGDMYLNRIRERFLSHTHEMMSEAMEIKLAETGRDAGLLGAAALVLE, encoded by the coding sequence ATGTCTGAGAAACTGATCTGCGGAGTGGATCTGGGGGGCACCAAATTATCGGCTGCCCTTTTTAAAACAGATGGAACCCTTGTAGGGAAAGAGACTGTTTATGATCACAGTGATAAACAGTGGGATGATATTGTAAGTGTAATTGCAGAGCTTGTAACAAAAGTAATGGATAGCTGCTCAGTTATGGCAGAGGATGTTCTGGGAATAGGAGTCGCCTGTGCCGCTCATATCCACTTTAAGAAGGGAATGATCGTTACAGTGAGCAATTTTGCTCATAATATTTATGACTATCCCTTTGTGGATAAACTTTCCGTTCTTCTGCCCGGGATGAGAATCATCCTTGATAATGACGCCAATGCTCAGGCCTTTGGTGAGTTTATGTTCGGAGCAGGGAAGGGATATCACAACCTTGTATTTGTCACTGTCAGCACCGGAATTGGTGGAGGAATCATTGTCAATGACAAGATGCTCCGCGGTAAGGTGGGTACGGCCGGTGAGGTCGGGCACTCCATTATCGATATTGATTCGGATGTGAAATGCACCTGCGGTAATTACGGCTGTGCCATGGCGCTGGCTTCGGGACTTTTCTTTCCTGATCTGTATAGGATGCACCTTAAAAAAGGGCTTGAGAGCAGTATCGGGATCACTGCCGAAACGGCGGATCAGATGAACGGTCAGACTATTGAAGAAGGAATGAAGAAGGGTGATCCCATATGTACCGCTATCGTTGAGAATTCGGCGGATGTTGTGGGTTCCACCTTATATAATATCTATAAGATGCTTGATCCTGAACTGGTAATACTCGGCGGCGGGCTTATGTCCTTCGGTGATATGTATTTGAATCGGATCAGAGAGCGTTTTCTCTCTCATACCCATGAGATGATGAGTGAAGCAATGGAAATAAAGTTGGCAGAAACCGGTAGAGATGCCGGTCTCCTCGGGGCTGCGGCTTTGGTTCTTGAATAA
- a CDS encoding sigma-54 dependent transcriptional regulator encodes MNILIADDEKGIRVGLSKLFQREGYDCYTAEDYNSAIELVRHREIHLALLDIRIGNRDGVELLKAIKKINSDVSCLMITGYGSIANAVEAIRSGAEDYLLKPLDNDYLLATVSSRLELKQLKNENLYLRETQKKKMLDFDFSTNHPAMKKIMDIADRVKDTDTTVLITGESGTGKEVLSRYIHYSSNRKDAPFVGVNCAALSETLLLSELFGHEKGSFTGAQGRKIGKFELADRGTLFLDEIGDMSLDAQAKLLRVLEESSLERLGGNRTINVNIRVIAATNQNLRELMEKKQFREDLFYRLNVIRLELPALRKRPDDIALLAEYFRERFSRDFKKGETEFSETALDKMITYDWPGNIRELRNLINQSVLLSDSRQLDPLSQGAGLMPLSRRSAATAEGANLQEMVNHMVEEFEKEIITRTLQKNKFNKTAAAEELGITRKTLFNKMSRYGL; translated from the coding sequence ATGAACATACTTATTGCAGATGATGAGAAAGGAATCCGCGTCGGACTGAGTAAACTATTCCAGAGGGAAGGTTATGACTGCTACACGGCCGAAGACTATAACAGTGCAATTGAACTTGTAAGGCACAGAGAGATTCACCTGGCTCTCCTTGACATAAGAATTGGAAACAGAGATGGTGTTGAACTCCTCAAAGCCATTAAAAAGATCAACTCTGATGTCAGCTGTCTGATGATTACAGGTTACGGCAGTATTGCCAACGCAGTAGAAGCTATTCGCTCGGGAGCCGAAGACTATCTTCTGAAACCTCTGGACAACGACTACCTCCTTGCTACGGTCTCCTCCCGTCTGGAATTAAAGCAGCTTAAAAATGAGAACCTCTACCTCAGAGAGACTCAGAAAAAGAAGATGCTTGATTTTGACTTCAGCACTAATCATCCTGCCATGAAAAAAATCATGGATATTGCAGACAGAGTCAAGGATACAGATACAACTGTGCTGATCACAGGAGAGAGCGGAACAGGCAAGGAAGTCCTGAGCAGATATATTCATTACAGCAGTAACAGGAAAGATGCTCCTTTTGTTGGAGTCAACTGTGCTGCCCTGTCAGAAACTCTTCTTTTAAGTGAACTCTTCGGACATGAAAAAGGGTCATTCACAGGAGCACAGGGACGGAAAATCGGAAAGTTTGAACTTGCAGACCGGGGTACACTCTTTCTTGATGAGATCGGGGACATGTCCCTGGATGCTCAGGCCAAACTTCTCAGGGTTCTGGAAGAGAGCAGCCTGGAGAGACTGGGGGGAAACAGAACCATCAATGTTAATATAAGAGTCATTGCTGCAACGAACCAGAATCTCAGGGAACTGATGGAGAAGAAGCAGTTCAGGGAAGATCTTTTCTACCGCCTCAATGTTATCAGGCTGGAGCTGCCTGCACTGCGCAAGCGACCTGATGATATAGCATTGCTGGCGGAATATTTCAGAGAACGTTTCAGCCGTGATTTCAAAAAAGGGGAGACCGAATTCAGTGAAACGGCCCTGGATAAAATGATAACATATGACTGGCCGGGAAATATCCGAGAGCTGAGAAACCTTATCAATCAGAGTGTGCTTTTATCAGATTCAAGACAGCTGGACCCCTTAAGTCAGGGTGCTGGCCTTATGCCGCTGTCCAGGAGATCTGCAGCGACGGCCGAAGGAGCCAATCTCCAGGAGATGGTGAATCATATGGTTGAAGAGTTTGAAAAAGAGATAATCACCCGGACTCTTCAGAAAAATAAATTCAATAAAACGGCAGCCGCCGAAGAGTTGGGAATCACTAGAAAGACCCTGTTCAACAAGATGTCCAGATACGGACTGTAA
- a CDS encoding ATP-binding protein, protein MKLYPRLALTILTLIIMQASFTGFYVSRTIRNNNLKDARIELELKTDFIINNYNSWKRHLWKQLILIRNYTAVTAISEISEEDLNSLLTSTGIDAVVVKSEELNFSIEAINSSPDFVLPSGEDLSNLFNHPSIRLFNIRGQFYMVGILYLQELSSPAEIYLIKHINDSFLKNIVFDTDGKILFHTTTDFLAGHDEVQKAAFRHIKPDMAYLELYALEDEGESFNMAGIKVGEIISDSGASDVFLTIILSNEPYQRRIQAIERTVLTVSLFTLIITALLTLLFTKGITRPVASLANAMGHIRKGSYNIQIKNSGRSEIGVLLKGFNGMAARLHHDQIRIEKSLDEITFLNEFNEEIIHSIRDALAVVNDDLVIEKSNSAFDHLAGGKCATLTDFVKHAFDDSLIEIVRNILSQENEEWIRRIRNRNKGIFELKIYPVHREFHLHSDKKMCVLLLEDISARTAYEEKTTQAEKLSTISMLSAGIAHEVNNPLSSIVTNIQNLIYEEKDPERLESLRLVEDESQRIAQIIRDLTDFTSREQDQGNRCSPLQISEEVKRLIQHSRRPDGSLIPPILITSEGVNSDVMISKGELMQLLINLLQNAVHAVTGESPIEIFLTESEEDTHITVKDRGCGIPEDIRSRIFDPFYTSKSNGEGTGLGLSVVYGIMQKYKGSVHVDSTVGEGTSVKLLIPKYSGENE, encoded by the coding sequence ATGAAACTATATCCACGGCTGGCTTTGACAATTCTGACACTCATTATCATGCAGGCCTCTTTTACGGGTTTCTATGTAAGCCGGACAATCAGGAATAATAATCTAAAGGACGCAAGAATTGAGCTGGAACTGAAAACAGACTTTATCATCAATAACTATAATTCCTGGAAACGGCATCTCTGGAAACAGCTGATTCTTATACGAAATTATACAGCCGTCACAGCCATATCAGAAATATCAGAAGAAGATCTCAACTCCCTTCTCACATCCACAGGCATTGATGCTGTTGTTGTAAAAAGTGAAGAACTCAATTTTTCAATTGAAGCCATTAACAGCAGCCCTGACTTTGTACTCCCCTCAGGAGAAGATCTGAGCAATCTCTTTAATCATCCATCTATCAGGCTCTTCAATATCAGGGGACAGTTCTACATGGTGGGAATTCTCTACCTTCAGGAACTGAGCAGTCCCGCAGAAATATATCTTATCAAGCATATCAATGACAGTTTCCTTAAAAACATAGTATTTGATACGGATGGAAAGATTCTCTTCCACACAACTACCGACTTTCTGGCGGGTCATGATGAAGTTCAGAAGGCAGCTTTCAGACATATAAAACCCGATATGGCCTATCTTGAACTCTACGCCCTTGAAGATGAGGGAGAAAGCTTCAATATGGCAGGAATCAAGGTAGGTGAAATCATCAGCGACAGCGGAGCTAGTGATGTATTTCTGACAATTATCCTCTCCAATGAACCCTATCAGCGGAGAATTCAGGCCATTGAGAGGACAGTGCTCACAGTCTCTCTTTTTACTCTTATCATCACAGCCCTTCTGACTCTGCTGTTTACAAAAGGAATTACCAGACCCGTTGCAAGCCTTGCAAACGCCATGGGGCATATCCGGAAGGGCAGCTACAATATTCAAATCAAGAATTCCGGACGGAGTGAAATAGGGGTTCTTCTTAAGGGCTTTAACGGTATGGCCGCCCGGCTGCACCACGACCAGATAAGAATTGAGAAATCACTTGATGAGATTACCTTTCTCAACGAGTTCAACGAAGAGATTATTCACTCCATAAGAGATGCCCTGGCAGTTGTGAACGATGACCTTGTAATAGAAAAGTCGAACTCCGCTTTTGACCATCTTGCCGGAGGGAAATGCGCCACACTGACTGATTTCGTAAAACATGCTTTTGATGATTCACTGATTGAAATAGTAAGGAACATACTCTCTCAGGAGAATGAGGAGTGGATACGGCGTATACGAAACAGGAACAAAGGGATCTTCGAACTGAAAATATACCCCGTACACAGAGAGTTCCATCTCCACTCGGATAAAAAGATGTGCGTACTCCTTCTGGAGGATATCTCTGCAAGAACCGCCTATGAAGAAAAAACGACACAGGCAGAAAAACTCTCAACCATAAGCATGCTTTCAGCTGGAATCGCCCATGAGGTTAATAATCCCCTCTCTTCCATCGTTACAAATATTCAGAATCTTATCTATGAAGAGAAGGACCCGGAACGACTTGAATCCCTGCGGCTGGTGGAGGATGAATCGCAGAGAATCGCCCAGATTATAAGAGATCTGACAGATTTCACCTCAAGAGAACAGGATCAGGGAAACAGATGCTCTCCCCTGCAGATATCTGAAGAGGTCAAAAGACTGATTCAGCATTCCAGGCGCCCCGACGGTTCCCTGATTCCCCCTATACTGATAACAAGCGAGGGAGTCAATTCGGATGTGATGATCTCCAAGGGAGAGCTGATGCAGCTTCTGATCAACTTGCTGCAGAATGCTGTTCACGCAGTCACGGGTGAGAGTCCCATTGAAATATTTCTTACAGAATCTGAAGAAGATACTCATATTACAGTAAAAGACAGGGGATGCGGTATTCCGGAAGATATCCGGAGCAGGATTTTTGATCCTTTCTACACCAGTAAATCAAATGGAGAAGGAACCGGACTGGGCCTGTCTGTAGTCTACGGTATAATGCAGAAATACAAAGGCAGTGTTCATGTAGACAGCACAGTCGGAGAAGGAACATCTGTGAAGCTCCTTATTCCAAAATACTCCGGGGAAAATGAATGA
- a CDS encoding ABC transporter substrate-binding protein: protein MSGLKHHILLFILACLISGGISASGRVDEHTKPDIKILYIPGVADPFYKSMEEGAQQKAEAMGISLTVSDYPETWDPAIQIPLLNEAVAAGDYDLIMIAPVDRDALVYPLKVLYENGIQIITVDTEIGDGDYKSSSEWSFPLCHIGTDNFAGAVALGEDLAEKVGEKGKVYINTTTALTSTTEERKDGFIEGISHFPEMEVVRVDYNGDLQEVARNQTLSVLMDHPEIVAVFGTNVFSSQGVSSAVKNTGLSGAVRVAAWDSTETLIRSLRRGEVDLVLAQKPAEIGALAIEWAHSYLIENRTIPKSITSGYVILDKTNINDPDMEQYIY from the coding sequence ATGAGCGGATTAAAACATCACATCCTACTCTTCATCCTGGCCTGCTTGATAAGCGGAGGAATTTCCGCCTCAGGCCGGGTGGATGAGCATACGAAACCTGATATAAAAATTCTCTATATCCCCGGTGTTGCAGACCCCTTCTATAAGTCCATGGAAGAGGGAGCGCAACAGAAAGCAGAGGCTATGGGGATCAGTCTGACCGTATCGGATTACCCGGAAACCTGGGATCCCGCAATACAGATTCCTCTTCTCAATGAAGCCGTAGCCGCAGGAGACTATGACCTTATAATGATTGCTCCTGTGGACAGGGATGCTCTGGTTTACCCTCTGAAGGTCCTCTATGAAAATGGAATTCAGATTATTACGGTGGACACAGAGATAGGAGACGGTGACTATAAGAGCTCCTCTGAATGGTCCTTCCCGCTCTGCCATATAGGAACTGACAATTTTGCCGGAGCTGTGGCTCTGGGAGAAGACCTGGCCGAAAAGGTCGGAGAAAAGGGAAAAGTTTATATCAATACCACTACAGCCCTGACCTCTACAACAGAAGAGAGAAAAGATGGATTTATTGAAGGAATATCCCATTTCCCGGAAATGGAAGTTGTCCGTGTCGATTACAATGGAGACCTCCAGGAGGTTGCCAGAAACCAGACCCTCTCGGTCCTGATGGACCATCCGGAAATTGTAGCCGTCTTCGGTACAAATGTATTCAGCAGTCAGGGGGTATCTTCAGCCGTTAAAAACACAGGTTTATCCGGTGCGGTCAGAGTTGCAGCCTGGGACTCCACAGAGACCCTTATCCGCAGCCTGCGGAGGGGCGAGGTAGACCTGGTCCTGGCACAGAAACCTGCCGAAATTGGTGCTCTGGCAATTGAATGGGCTCACAGCTACCTTATTGAAAACAGAACAATACCAAAAAGCATCACCTCGGGATACGTCATTCTGGATAAAACGAATATAAATGATCCCGATATGGAGCAGTACATCTACTAA
- a CDS encoding NAD(P)-dependent oxidoreductase, producing the protein MKRVLLTGGNGFIGTRFKEAQKHNFEILSTDVSELNILEEEKVLDALNLFKPDYVIHAAAIALTDFCNQNPEKCYAINVTGAVNIARACKATGAKMIFLSTEQVFNGNPEGGPYKESDTPVPDTMYGKNKLEAEGLIKEILDELIILRFTWMFGVPERFCPVVNNVFWDTVKAVMRGETQKVPANEYRGLTYVNEMMDQFDKILALPPGTYHVGSKNEKSRYEIVCLILKEMGLEKRIKELIIKDEEKYSDKPRDARLDTSLIQSLEVKFSDTSEAVVSCVQENFLNMN; encoded by the coding sequence ATGAAACGAGTCCTGCTCACCGGAGGAAACGGATTTATAGGAACCAGATTTAAGGAAGCTCAAAAGCATAATTTTGAGATCCTCTCCACCGATGTAAGCGAGCTGAACATTCTGGAAGAAGAGAAAGTACTGGATGCCCTGAATCTCTTTAAACCCGACTATGTAATCCATGCCGCCGCCATCGCCCTCACCGACTTCTGCAATCAGAATCCCGAAAAATGTTATGCCATCAATGTTACCGGAGCCGTAAATATTGCCCGGGCCTGTAAGGCAACAGGTGCCAAGATGATCTTTCTCAGCACTGAACAGGTCTTTAACGGCAACCCTGAAGGAGGACCCTACAAGGAGAGTGATACTCCCGTACCCGACACCATGTACGGTAAAAACAAGCTGGAAGCCGAAGGCCTTATCAAAGAGATTCTTGATGAACTCATCATTCTCCGCTTCACCTGGATGTTCGGCGTTCCTGAGCGTTTCTGTCCTGTTGTGAACAACGTCTTCTGGGATACAGTCAAAGCAGTTATGAGAGGTGAAACCCAGAAGGTACCCGCAAATGAATACCGTGGTCTCACCTATGTAAACGAAATGATGGACCAGTTTGATAAAATCCTTGCCCTCCCTCCCGGAACCTACCATGTGGGTTCCAAGAATGAAAAAAGCCGCTATGAAATTGTCTGCCTGATTCTTAAAGAGATGGGATTGGAAAAGAGAATCAAAGAACTCATCATTAAAGACGAAGAAAAGTACTCAGACAAGCCACGGGATGCCCGGCTGGACACCTCCCTCATACAGAGCCTGGAAGTCAAGTTCTCCGATACCAGTGAAGCCGTTGTCAGCTGTGTACAGGAAAACTTCCTTAATATGAACTGA
- a CDS encoding formate C-acetyltransferase/glycerol dehydratase family glycyl radical enzyme gives MSHFKEFLNRYSSNLRDLSLNPELESYRKLIMEEERIVSMDQAVSITDSYKEHEGYSIVLQRAFAFARSLKEIPIRIDPMERIVGNRTPGIRSGVVFPEAGLSWLEREFDILDSREQDRFSKKDTDRDILFNTLLPFWKDRTLEDHINQNRGEEIKEISKVVKINQKDHAQGHIAPNAELWLQRGPAGLLEDVRQAKTAAGDSAADEVKDFYQAQEIMLQAGCDFMKRYSVLADSLLNEKIEKEVDGYNEEYLTVIRNNCAKVAAEAPGSYHEALQSLWFLFVLLQAESNASSFSPGRMDQYLYPYLEKDLEAGIIDLDEAQQLLEHLWLSFNKIVYLRNSDGARYFAGFPIGFNVAVGGLDSEGKDASNLISWMCLKAQEHIGLPQPNLSVRLHKDSPDDFIDFCSYVIGQGSGMPQIFNDESIIPSLQNVGISREDALNYAVVGCVELTTPGNNLGWSDAAMFNMVKALELTLNNGVCMQSGEQIAPALGSLDSYDNYEELEEAFRGQLDYFIKQMIRSCDFVDRAHAEVVPSPFLSSVIDDCTRKGLDVTAGGARYNLSGIQLIQVANVADSLIALKTLVFDEKSVKAADFLQALKDDWKGQEKLRQKVLRKIPKYGNDNNDVDTIGAKWVNYFADGLKPYTNARGGVYHTGLYTVSAHVPMGKNVGASADGRFAASPLADGGISAMYGRDEKGPTALLQSVSKIPSIRASNGSLLNMKFLPDFFSSPEDLRKFSSMLKTFVRLNIHHVQFNVVNKEDLLDAQKNPEAYKGLTIRVAGYTAYFTELARDLQDEIIARTGYGA, from the coding sequence TTGTCTCATTTCAAGGAATTTTTAAATCGTTACTCCAGTAATTTAAGGGATCTGTCCCTGAATCCTGAGCTTGAATCATATAGAAAACTGATCATGGAAGAGGAGAGAATCGTCTCTATGGATCAGGCTGTAAGCATAACTGATTCATATAAGGAGCATGAGGGATATTCCATAGTTTTACAAAGAGCTTTTGCCTTTGCCCGTTCTCTGAAGGAAATTCCTATCCGTATTGATCCCATGGAGAGGATTGTGGGGAACCGGACTCCCGGTATCCGCAGTGGTGTTGTCTTTCCCGAGGCCGGTCTCTCCTGGCTTGAAAGAGAATTTGATATTCTCGACAGCAGGGAACAGGATCGTTTCTCCAAGAAAGATACAGACAGGGACATCCTGTTTAATACCCTTCTTCCCTTCTGGAAGGACAGGACCCTTGAAGATCATATCAATCAGAACCGGGGAGAGGAGATCAAAGAGATCTCCAAGGTTGTAAAAATCAACCAGAAGGATCATGCCCAGGGACATATTGCTCCAAATGCCGAGCTCTGGCTGCAGAGAGGACCTGCCGGGCTGCTTGAAGATGTAAGGCAGGCTAAGACTGCCGCAGGAGATTCTGCCGCTGATGAAGTAAAAGACTTTTATCAGGCACAGGAGATAATGCTCCAGGCTGGGTGTGATTTTATGAAACGCTATTCTGTTCTGGCTGATTCTCTTCTTAATGAAAAGATAGAGAAAGAGGTTGACGGATATAATGAGGAATACCTGACAGTTATCAGAAATAACTGCGCCAAAGTTGCGGCCGAAGCTCCCGGGTCATATCATGAGGCTCTTCAATCTCTGTGGTTTCTTTTTGTTCTGCTTCAGGCTGAATCAAATGCCTCCTCTTTTTCACCGGGACGTATGGATCAGTATCTCTATCCCTACCTTGAAAAGGATCTGGAAGCAGGTATTATCGATCTTGATGAAGCACAGCAGCTGCTGGAACATCTCTGGCTCTCTTTTAACAAGATTGTTTACCTGAGAAACTCCGACGGTGCCCGCTATTTTGCAGGATTTCCGATCGGTTTCAATGTTGCTGTTGGCGGGCTGGATTCAGAGGGGAAGGATGCTTCCAATCTTATCTCCTGGATGTGTCTCAAGGCCCAGGAACATATTGGACTACCCCAGCCGAACCTTTCTGTAAGGCTTCACAAGGACAGTCCCGATGACTTTATAGATTTCTGTTCCTATGTAATCGGCCAGGGCAGCGGTATGCCCCAGATTTTCAATGATGAAAGCATTATACCCTCGCTTCAGAATGTGGGTATTTCCAGAGAGGATGCTCTGAATTATGCGGTTGTAGGCTGTGTTGAGTTGACTACACCGGGAAATAATCTGGGATGGAGCGATGCGGCCATGTTTAATATGGTTAAGGCTCTGGAGCTGACTCTGAATAATGGTGTCTGTATGCAGAGTGGAGAGCAGATCGCACCGGCTCTGGGTTCTCTGGACAGCTATGACAATTATGAAGAGCTGGAAGAGGCATTCCGGGGACAGCTGGATTATTTTATAAAACAGATGATCCGCTCCTGTGATTTCGTTGACCGGGCTCACGCCGAGGTTGTACCTTCTCCCTTTCTCTCTTCGGTAATTGATGACTGTACCCGGAAGGGGCTGGATGTGACTGCCGGAGGAGCCAGATATAATCTTTCCGGTATTCAGCTGATTCAGGTGGCCAATGTAGCGGATTCTCTGATTGCTCTTAAAACTCTTGTATTTGATGAGAAATCAGTCAAGGCTGCTGATTTTCTGCAGGCTCTTAAGGATGACTGGAAGGGTCAGGAGAAACTGAGGCAGAAGGTGCTGCGGAAAATCCCCAAATACGGTAATGATAACAATGATGTTGATACAATAGGTGCAAAGTGGGTAAACTACTTTGCCGATGGATTGAAGCCATACACAAATGCCCGGGGCGGGGTTTATCATACGGGTCTTTATACCGTATCTGCTCATGTCCCCATGGGTAAGAATGTGGGGGCCAGTGCGGACGGTCGTTTTGCGGCATCTCCTCTTGCTGACGGCGGAATTTCTGCCATGTACGGCAGGGATGAGAAGGGCCCTACAGCCCTGCTGCAGTCTGTAAGCAAGATACCCTCCATAAGGGCCAGCAACGGCAGCCTGCTTAATATGAAGTTTCTTCCTGATTTTTTCAGCTCCCCTGAGGATCTCAGGAAATTTTCATCCATGCTGAAGACTTTTGTCCGCCTCAATATTCACCATGTGCAGTTTAATGTGGTCAATAAAGAGGATCTCCTGGATGCCCAGAAGAATCCCGAGGCCTATAAGGGACTGACCATAAGAGTGGCCGGGTATACAGCATATTTTACCGAGCTTGCCAGAGATCTACAGGATGAAATTATTGCCAGAACCGGCTACGGAGCATAG